From the genome of Opisthocomus hoazin isolate bOpiHoa1 chromosome 4, bOpiHoa1.hap1, whole genome shotgun sequence:
TGGCAAAGGCTGTCCTAACCTCATTACACAGTATTCAGCATTACAGCATTAGCAGTATGAAAGAGGCACATTGAAAGAATTTTCAGGAAATTCATTTGCTCAGACACACGTGCTGTGTAAATCAATTCAAGTTTCAATTTTCTTGCTATACAGCCTGGTGATCAGGTTGAGACTTTTTCTGAACTGTTTCTTACTTATACAACAGGGCCTCAATTAACATTCTTGTCAGGCATTTTATGCACATAATATAACAGATACATTATTAAACCAAAATTAATAAAGGCATGCTTGTAATACTCAAAGAATAATGATAAACAGAGAACATTATAAATCTAATATAGTTAATGGCCTTAAAATTCTACTCTGGAAATTGACTATAAAAATATCTTTGCAGGGTTGCACATTTATTATATCTCAATAGATGCCAAATCAAATTTGCACAGTTcatctgtgttatttttcttgTCTGCCCTGCAAATACTCCCTGGGAAATGAGAGCCAGCCTCTCTATTTGACTCATTGTCATTGGAGTAATAAAGATCCTTCAAACCAAAATACAACTTTAATTATGCTAGTGAAATCGTAGCCGTCTTTTATGCACTTCAGAAGGGGTGTGCAGGTGCAATCAGAGGTGCAATTAAAtagtttatttaatattttaatcatGGAGTAGGAACTAGAATGTTTCATTCTCCTTCTCTCCCAGTAGCTGGAGAAGCTCCTGGAGAAGTCACCAAATGGGGATAAGAAACTGAAATTAGGATTAGTAGCATTTGTGTCTttaactgaaatttaaaaatgtatttgtacatATTTGCTGTTAAGGCTTGGAAACTtcattttcttgcaaaaataaGTGATTTTCAATATGCCCAGGGAAGGAACACTGCTATATAGGAAAGGGTCATGTTGACAGAGCTATTTTTCAGGCAACAGCTGCCCTTTACATCATGAGACAGGTAATATACTAGGCTCAGTTCTTCACTATATGCCAGCGTaggcacagaaagcagattttGTGCTAGTTGTACAAAAATTAGGAGCCCAGCACCATCTAATGCATCTTGTACACTAGTGGAGGACTAAAGCAACTTAAAGCTCAGAGCAATCTCTGTGGTGCAAGGCCAGAACAGGCATGATGTGGACTTGACCGAAACGCTTTCCATTCATTTCCCTGGCTGTTAGCCCAGTGTGATATTGGGTCAAAAGCAGCCACCCCATACTTAGGAATAAATGAGCTACATCTTCAGGTAGCTTGGCCCATCCTCCTGTTCATCCAAATCAGATGAGTAAGAGGCTGGGTCTGTGTCAAGTCACTAAATATAGTCAGCATCTTCCCCTCCAGGCAGCTTCAGTTGGTGATTTTACCAAATCTGGACCTGACAATGACTCCTGTCCACACTTTACTGATGGCACAGCTACTGACACCTATGCCCAGAAATATTTCCAACTGACACTATATGCACAGCTGTGGATACTGATAAGAGACGTGCTCTTATGGTCAGTGTGCTGAAAAGGTACGCAGGACAATGTCTGCATATGAAGTAATCCATATGAAGCAGCTCACACTACAATGGAGTTTAGCAAATACAGCTAAAAAGTCTTAGATATCCAAAAAAGAGTGTTACCCAGTGGCTATCTAAGGAGATATGAAAATGAATGCTTGTTGTGATTGGTAGCTGGAGTAATGCCCTATAAAATGATAGcacccttttttaaatttttttttttagattaaagaTAATAtcttggaagaaaagcagagaagtctCAATTTTGAAGAAATGAAAGACTGGGGAtcaaaaaatatcattaaaatgaGCCCTCCTACAGTAAACAAGATGCCAAATTCAGCAGCTAATTTACCTCTCAGGTTTGGAAGAAATTACCCAGAAGAAAGAAGCATTAAACCGAATGCTAATATGCCTCTGAGATTTGGGAGAGCTTTTGGAGACAACATACCTAGGCGTGCTCCAAAGGTATCACACAGGCTTGAGAGATCTCCATTTGTTAAAAGTTCCAGTCAATCACTTCTAAATTTGCCACAGAGATTTGGGAAGTCGCTGTCTGTCAACCTGTCTCAAGACGTTCAGGAATATGAACCAGGTAATACTACACAAGTGTTCAAGCCATGTATTAAAATGCATGTTAAATCAGATTAGCAATGATCAGATACAACCATCCTTCCTCGGGGGATATTCCCCAAGCATTTTAATATGAGTCCAATTTGACAAAAGAAAGATCTGCAGTTCATCAAATCAAAGAGTCTCATCACCAGAACTAGTAGGCAATCTCTTTAAGAAAACTTTTCTAATCAGAAGATGCCAAGCAGCCAAAGCCGAAAATGTTCATATGATCAGATTAGATTTGACAACACATTTTTAGATcaagtttcattttgaaaagtttaAAGCTTTGGTGAAAAAGGTTTGTAATCATTAAAATATCCCATTTCAGCACTATAAAATGACCATACAAAATTACCTAAAAATTACTCttccattttctcattttatgcaaattagatttaaaaaaagagactaAATTCCAAGATGAAttgcagcatttttaaaatgctggggttttttctcatctgaaactattttttttttcagattgtctTACTGAGACAATGTTTgagattttgatttttcattctaagttaagatgaaaaatattttttgacatctcagaaattttttcaggataggaaaaatatttcctgacCATTACTAAGAATAATTTAAACCTGCTCTTCAATAACAGTCCTTGCTATTATAAATGCTGTTTTATCTGTCTGGGAAGCAAGTTTCAGTTGGCTACGCCTGACTTGCATCTGACACATATGTGAAGTAGTAGTTCAGCTGAGGAAAGACAACTGATATATCAGAAGCCaagtttctttcttatttaatttGATTCCTTTCATTCCTTTCTTACTGTCTCACCTGATTAtaacagattttgttttatttgtctgATATTTTTAGGGATATGAATTCTAACAGTTACGTTAGAATGGAATGAGCTCATGAAGACAGAAACTGAAAGACTTGGAAAAGCTGCaatgtgttttcaaaacaaaaaaaaacacaaaaaaagatcaTAAAAAGGAAGCATGAGAACTGAAATACAAACTTGTCTCCATGTTATGAATAATGTATTTATTCTGTACAAACCCTTGATGTATAAGGCAATGATAACTGTAGTGATTGTTGTAGCAGTTTACTTCAGTGACAGTGTAGTACAAATTCTATTTACTTCTGTGCAACTTCTGTCCTGTTGGTTGTAAAACCTTATTTCAGAACAACGGCTGTATAACTGAAAGCATtttaagcaaaattaaaagaagCATCGTATGAATAAAGAAGCATGGTACAAATAAAAAGAAGCCTATGATGTGAATAACAAATAGAAGCAGGATCAAAGTCACTGGTATCCATTGTGTCATATGCAGCTAAAGAAAATCaagtaaaatgcagagaaagCACTTTTCCTGCTGTTTATGAGTCGTTAGATATAAATCTGAAAGGCAACTTGTCCAGAATTTGCCACAAATAATCCCTAGCTTCTCGGACCCCCACAGAGGAATAACTTCTAACCAAAGTCATATTGTAACGCAACTGTCTTGGGTTTTATATCTGAGATAATGCACTCAGTAATGTCTTGCAAGATCTGCCTTGTGGGTGTCCCGATTCCTCTGTTAATGTGAATGACATTACATCTACCAGGTACACACGCAGAAGGGGCTAATGCATTATAAGCCCatatttccattttatatttCCTATGAAAACCACTCCCTTCTAAGTGGAATATTATGTGTTTAGGCTTCCTCCAAAACTGAGTTTTCAGTAAACTTTGAAGAGAATCTGAATTCACACCTATTACAGGGAAGCCAAATCTGGTGGACTATGGGATCTAACGGATTCTTTCTTCTGGCCCTCAGGTGTTGCATTCCCTTGACACCAGGTCTGACCAATGGTGGGGCTAGGCATCcccaaaaaaccacaccacatgtacatacacacagtATACAGCCACAGCTGACTACCAACAAAGAGATCAGCACCTTTACAGTCTACACATACACACCAACAAGACTCATATAAACATACAAATGGTCTGATCCTCTTCTTGCTCACAGGCTGATCAGACTGAAAGCTTGCCAGTAGATCTCCCACCCAAACACATGCAAACACGTCCCTCCAGTAGCTGTTCCAGACCAGCGGTCTCCAGCAGCTGGCTCCCAGACCCTTGGTCCCTCCACTGTCCCAACCTGTGGTCTCTCTGGTAGCTGGCTCCTACACCTCTTCTGCTCACCAGTTAGTACAACTTTAAAGTCATATTAGAATCTCCCACAGAGATGGGTCCATTCATCAGCTGGTGTTAGATGCTCGGTCTGTTCAATGGCTGGTATCCAGACAATCAATCTCTCCAGTTGCTAGCTCTCAGACCTGTCGGTTCCTCCAACCCCTGGTCTCTATCTCTGGTTGCTGGCGCTCAGACCATTCACCGTACTCACCAGCTAGCCTGGCTTGAAATCTGCTAGCAGATCGTacatacacatatgcacacagaATAGAGAGCACGCTCACATaggaaaacatttaattattGAGTTTGACAAGAAGATAGGATACACTGTGATGACCAGCCACAGGGCATAGCCTGACAAAAAATACTGACAGCAGCTTGACTGTGCAGCTGACCTCTTTTATGCTCTCTCTTCTCCATTTTCGCATGCTTGTTCTTCCCGCATCTATCTTGATCTCTCCCTTTGACTGTCCTTGGCTCTCCCCTAAACATCCCAAAATAAGTTTAGCGCTTTCCCACACATCCTTAAAACATCCCATAATAAGTTTTATGTGATCCTACAAGCCCTGTCAAATATCCCATTGTGAGTTTGCTCTTTCCCATGAAATCCATGATAACCAGTTACAGAGCTCTGGCTGAACCTCCTCAAGGCATTGAGTGGTTCCTTTACGGTCCCATCTATCAGTGATCTAAGGGTTCTGTGCTTTGTTACTGTCTTGTTATCTCCTCTTCCTCATGGTTTGGGTATCTGAGAGTTTATCTATTACTCATCCTGTCTCGTCTTAGTCTTTCATGCTGAACAACCAGTAACCAGCTATCCTTACATTCCATACATCTTTAGAGGGACTTGGAAAAAACCCTGATCAAATTGATCCTTTTTATCAGATAAATTAATAGTTGGGACAGAGCCTGAGTTGCTGTTCCTCTACAAAGCAAATGCGGCTACTTGAAACACAACGCTATTCAACCTGTGGCTGGCGAATTTCATTCAATCCAAAGCAGTAAGACCACAGTCCCGAGAATATCTAGTCTCTCTACTCAGACTTGAAATAGCAAAGAGATAGCTAAACAGCTTATAAACAAAGAGGTTGTACCTTTTGCAAGTAAGAGTCCTAAACTAATCTTTAGGCTTCTCTCTGAGTCTCAGAAAACACTTTACCTAAAAAGCACTGGTGAAACACTAGTTTTGCAGCATAACACTTGGGTACTGCAGCCAAGTTCATGCTGAAGGACACTGGTCAACAAATTGTCTGTCAGGGGAAGCCAAGGACTCAGACTATGAAGTAGAATTCTTGCCATTGCCTGCCACCAAAAcaagaagtttttctttctgtagtcaGGAAAACTCTGGGATTTTTTAGTGATTTACAGTCAGatgaacagcagaaggaaatacCCTGAACTTTGAGTTGTGTTCTAGTCTTGCAAACCTCATGGTGCCTCATGTGAACCAAGAGCAAACAAGATTTGTGAGAATCCCTGAGCAGCAATAGAAGCTGCTTTTTTAAGGCACGTATCACCTAGCAACAGGGAAAGGGTACACATTAACTGGCATTAATAATAGCTGCTATGGGAGGAAAGCAGAAGCCCAAACATTGGCCCAGCAGCAAGTACAATTAGGTTGCCCTCTTACTGCAAGCTCCACAGCATGGATACAGGAGATGGCTGTTGATTTATTTTCCCTAAGCAGAGCAAAAGCTAGGTGAAAAGTACATAAAGAAGGAATTATGCTATGCTGTGCAAAATTTCTGTTTGGTTTGAGAGCATGTGAGCCAAGAAAATAATCACTGGATAGTGCAATGGAAAGAGAAGGGGAACAACAGGCAACATACATTGATATAGCTATTACTCACCACATTATTTATTATCCATATACAGATATTATTCATGAACTGGGAAAAAGCAAGGAAAGGACTCAAGTAAATCAAGTGACAGACTATCAAAGCTTACCGGCATGAATTCTAGTAGGGTTCAGGAGCTCCCAGCCTTCCCTGCCATACACGTAATATTTATGTCTGTTACTAAAGCCTCCATGCAAAAACAACACTAGCCTTATTTTAGATTCTAACTTAATATTACAGAGAGGACAGCTGACAATCTACTGATTAATTTATAAGTCTGAGGGCTCATCATGTTGTTGATTTCAATTTATGATTTGGACCGATTTAGTGGAATGTAAAGAGACACTGTTGTTTTACCCTCAGAAGGAGCCAAAGACTTGGGCATCTGGCATTTGAAATCTTTCAGTCTTAGATTAACTTCAACTGCTTTTGCAACtgccttttgcattttcttcagaaGATGACAACTGGGCTAGCCTTGGTCATCACAGACCACTAGAAATTTCCAAACactaaaaaagacattttaaaacttGCCCCCTCTTTAAGAGTACCCATTAGCAGGAATTGGAAGTGTTTTCCTTAGTGACACCCGCTAAAGTACATCTAGCACAGAtgcatggtgttttggtttggcctggataaatgccagatgcccaccaaaactgctcaatcactccccctcctccactGGACAGGGgggaggaaatatgatgaaaggcttgagggtcgagataaggacagggagagatcactcgccatttaccatcatggacaaaacagacaagttggggagaaaatggagtttaattcatcaccaatcaaatccgagtaggataacaagaaataaaactagatcttaaaacaccttccccccacccctcccttcttcccgggctcagcttcactcccatttctctcccttctaccctgagcggtgcagggggacagggaatgggggttatggtcagttcatcatatgtctctgccgctccttcctcctcagggcgaggactcctcacactcttcccctgctccagtgtgaggtccttCTAATGgtagacagttctccacaaacttctccaatgcaaatccttcccacgggctgcagttcttcatgaactgcctctgagtgggtccttcccacgggatgcagtccttcaggaacaggctgctccagcctgggtcccccatgtggtcacaagccctgccagcaaatctgctccagtgtgggctcctctctccacgggtccacaggtcctggcaggagcctgctccagcacgggctccccacggggtcacagcttcctccaGGCATCCACCTTCTCCAGCGTGGAATCCCTTCtgtgggctacaggtggatatctgctccaccatggacttccgtgggctgcagggggaaaacatgcctcaccatggtctttcagcacgagttgcaagggaaggctctctgctctggcatctcaagcacctcctcccccttcttcttcactgaccttggtgtctacagagttgtttctttcacatcgtctcactcccctctctccactgctgtctcattgcagttttttttttcttccccttcttaaatctggttatcacagaggcgctaccaccatcactgattggcttggccttggccagtggtggatccatcttagagccggctggcactgggtttatcagatatgggggaagcttctggcagtttctcacagaagccacccctacagcccccctactaccaaaaccttgccacacaaacccataacacatggacacccagagatactcaGTTCGCACTTGTGCTGTTCTCCTGATGACATAAGGTGTAGCAGGGCCTCAGCTAGTGTCACACAGATCTCTCATAGCACAGAATATGTATGAGAAAAATCTGTGCTACTAGGAAGGGAAAAAGAGGCTTAAGGTATCCTTAAGTGTGTTTTATCTCAAAGAACGATGGACAGTGTAGaatacattttttcttgttttcataccTGTGCACCTGGATTTTACGAAGTGATCAGCCAGTACTTCAGTCCTATGGCCTTACCTGCAACCATATCCAATTAACATTTTggtgaaaaccagaaaaaaatgggTTTCTCTTACAGATGTCATCCCAATTATCCACTTAGAGCCCTCAAGTTAACTGGTGGGAGAAATATTGTAGACAGGCTTTCAGAAAACTCAGATGTATTTGGAGGCTACCATTGTACTTGTACTATAAGAAAAGTACATGGTTTCAATAGTTTTCTAAAAAGCGAAAGTATTAAACGCTATTCAAGTTCATTCCATCCCTCTACCACCATCCTCCAACCTGCTGATACTGCataaagtaaaaggaaaacagaaggttGTTTCTATTGTTTGCAAGTCTTGAAAAAGGAGTCAGGTGATTAAGACACAGGTCACAAAAACCTTGCACAGGAAAATTCATTTTGCTACATTCCAGATTTTCAGAGGCACCCAAGTACTGCTTTGTCTCACgcagcagcacctcagcagataattatttcttttaaggCCCTGCTTTCaacaggaggttggaccagatgatctccagaagaCCCTTCCAATCCAGACTTTttcgtgattctgtgatccttcaaGCTTGGGAGGTGCAAAGCTAAGACAAAACTGTTACTTCCCAAAGGAATATTTACATCTGTTTCCTTATATACCTTTGTAACTTTGACACCAAGTCCCTCACCAAGTGTAGGTCACTTGCCACAGCAGAAGTTTCCTAGGCAATAGCAGTAATAGTGCAGGTAGGTAGGAGCCTTCGACTGTTTCCATCTTCTGGAACTTGCTGAACACTTAGCTCTTTCCCCCTATCTTGTCATATTTAGGACACCTGTTCTGGTTTTGAAGCTTTTGTACTTACTATATTTATCTCTTCTCTGATGCTCACAACGATTCACTTCTACCACACTTATTAATTACCATGTTCATTGTCCATAGTATGGCATCCAGCTACTTTGTCTCGTGTAACACAATGAAAATCATAGGCACAAGCCAGAAAGCTAATATAAGTTAGTTTATGGTTCAACAAACCGAGTTGAAAGCAAAGCATGCATCAGAAACTGCCCTCTTTCACTTCTCAGAATTCCTGCAATTCAGATGGACCCAGAGGGTTGATCTTGCATATATAGCTAGAGGCAGCCAATAACCAAACCAggattattttcagtcttttcaatTATAGCTTCATATTCTACCTATTGCAAAACATTTATTGTCTTTTCTCCTCACATGTATTTGATACCTCAGCCATAATGAAAGAAATGGTGAAATATTAGAAACAGGACCTAAACTTCACACACTGCATACCATAGCACAGATGCAGAGAcgtgcacagaatcacagaatcacagaatcacagaatcacagaatcacagaatcacagaatggacgTGCATATCACAAGCACAATGCAATATGTATATTGCAGGGCACATTAAGTCATCGTAGCTGACTTTGCAAATACAACATTTGTGTACATAGAGGTAACAAATGATAGATGAGCAGTGGTTCAAAACCAGAGGCAACTATCAGGCATATCCTAACTCAAAACTCTGCTTGAGTTTTGACCCTTAGTTCCTAAAGACACCCTGCCTCACATCAAAGAGAACATATTAAATTACATTGCAACACTGAGATTCAAAGTATACAGTAGGTCATCTTATATCTCTGACAAGCTTTAGACTAAATTTTTCAGTCGAAAACAAACAGATTTACAATTTCTGGAGATGCTGAACAGGGCCACTG
Proteins encoded in this window:
- the NPVF gene encoding pro-FMRFamide-related neuropeptide VF isoform X2: MKSSLQSREDNNDKYYKIKDNILEEKQRSLNFEEMKDWGSKNIIKMSPPTVNKMPNSAANLPLRFGRNYPEERSIKPNANMPLRFGRAFGDNIPRRAPKVSHRLERSPFVKSSSQSLLNLPQRFGKSLSVNLSQDVQEYEPGI
- the NPVF gene encoding pro-FMRFamide-related neuropeptide VF isoform X1 — its product is MKTISTKELTLFALATVVFLTSNIMCLDELMKSSLQSREDNNDKYYKIKDNILEEKQRSLNFEEMKDWGSKNIIKMSPPTVNKMPNSAANLPLRFGRNYPEERSIKPNANMPLRFGRAFGDNIPRRAPKVSHRLERSPFVKSSSQSLLNLPQRFGKSLSVNLSQDVQEYEPGI